Genomic DNA from Patescibacteria group bacterium:
CATCTCAAAAATACGCCCTGCGAAGAGGGTCGAAAAGTTGAGATCCCGTCCATCTCGGCCTTTGACCATGCGTTCATGGTCTACTGGAACGCGATAGAACAGCGGCACAAGCAAACGTGCAAACCCTGTAAAGAAATACAGGCCTGTTTCTTTGGCGATACGATCCAGAAACTGCGGCCAGATCCCGTCACCGGAGTATCCGTTTACTTCCACGAATATCTCCTCGCCAACGGCCAGTTCGACCTCGTCACCGGCCACGGCACGGTTCTCCTCGAAGCCCTGCGTTGAAAGACGTGGGGCTATTCTTTTCTCGGCAAAAAGAAAATCCCCGATTTCTCGGAGATGTTCTTGGTGCGCCGGGTGGGGATCGAACCCACGACCATAGGCTTAAAAGGCCTGTGCTCTACCACTGAGCTACCAGCGCATAGCTTGTAACGGCGGGAATCGTACACGAAAATCCCCTATTTGGCAACTACGCAATCATGCAGGGATTGCGGATTATCTCGTAATCTGCTATCATTATCCGTTCCTTTCACGGAGGTGACTCTTGGCAAAAGTGTTGTTCATTCCGAGTTGCGAAGTGGCGGCCATCGACACCCTCGAGGGCACGGAGACGGAAATCCGCTTGAAAGCGGGGCTCGAAGAGTGGAAAAAGGGAGCGTTCGACGTCATCGCCGTGGCTGGCGGGGTGTACCTACCGCCGGAGCTGCAGACGCGACCGTCGGGAACCCTCATGAAGGAGTGGCTCCTCACGCGCGGACTCACGGAGCACCAGGTGGTGGCCGAGACGAACTCTCGGGACACGTACGAGAACATCTCCGGCGTGGTCTCTGCACTCTGGGGACGGCCGATCGAACGAATCGCCGTCATCACGCAGTGGCAGCACGCGTTGCGGTTCTGGGTGACCTTCCGACGCGCCCACGGCGTGAAGGCGGAGATCATCCCGTTGTGGTACTCCCCCGGGCTGAGTCGGTTCCTCAAAGAGTGGCTGTTCCTGCTCATTCACGTGTTCGATGCCACAGGAACAAGTCCGCTCGTCATGAAGAACAAACAGAACTGCACGTTCCCCAAGCCGGCGACCAGCTGACAGGAACATCTCGCGACAACCCCGCACCAAGTGCGGGGTATTTTTTTGACAAAACACCTCTTTTTTGCTAATATTTCTGGTCGATTCTCCTTTCAATGTAGAGGAGTTCGATCACCTTTAGGGAATAATAATCCCAATGTGGATTTTATTTCTGAGTGGCAGACTTCTCAAGGGAATGTCTACAGACCTGGGTACGGAGGCAAAAAAAACGCTCGCAGCCGGAAACGGTAGCGAGCCACGTCGTTCACGAACGACGTAGCGGGTCAACCCAAGTTCGGAGAGTTTCATGGGCAAGCAAGTCATCATCCGGCGTCGCGGAACCGCGGCCTACGAGAGGGCGGTCGGTGTGTACGTGCAAGAAGGACAAGTGTTCGGCGACACCAAGTACATCGACCCGCAGGCAGAAATATTAAAAGCCACTGGCAGGCTCCTCGATCGGGGCATGTGCATCCTGGACTTTGCGAGCGGCATCAAGGCGTCAGGCTGCGTGGTCTGGATCGACGAACGGCGAAAGGGCCGTCTCTACTCGTTCAAGGCGTTCATTGACTACTCCCCAACCGGCTTTTACTCGGACTACTACATGTTCGGACTGCTGTGGGGACGAGGTCAATGGAACCTCCTTAAGGACGGTTTCGCCCGCGACGTACCGCTCCGCGATCAGACCTACACATTGGGGACGCTCGTGGACGCTGGCATCATCCGCGTGTGACAACTCGAACATCCCGATCGGACATCCGGTCGGGACTTTACTTTCTTACCACATTTTGCTATCGTTCTCTGTTCCTTCATGGAGGTTACATGCCAGATGTTTTGCCATTCACTCAGAATCGCGCACGAAGGTTGATCGTTCCCGATACAAGGTCGAGCGAATGCATCGCCCTGCCTCCACCGACCCACTCGAGTCCCCCAGAAGAGAGGAAGATCGCTTACCGTACGTCCGAAACGATGCGTCTGCAGATCCTCCGGGATCACAAGTTCGTGGAAGACGTTCAGGCCTTGCTCACCGGCGAACGGTGGCTTCTCGAGCCAACGTCAACCGCTATCTTCAACCACCATCACAAGTACCAGATCGATGCCAAACCACAACGACAGTCGTGGCGAAAACGTGGTGACATGAAGTCGAGCGATGCGGGGCGTTACTGTGTGGGTTGCCGGTGGCAAGTAGCGGATCATCTGGCTCCCCATCTGCTTGCTATCGTTCCCTCCATCTCCCGCAAGCGAGCCGAGGCGTTCATCAACCACGGCCACACGATCGTTGAGCGACGGGGCCAATACTCAACTCGCCGCTAAAACCATCAGTTCCCGTCAGGCCCTGCACCACGTGCGGGGTTCTTTTTTTAGTACCTTCCGCACTGAACTTCGTTGCCGTTGGAAATTATTTCGGCAAAGGGACCCGTCGATAAACTGATGCGGAAGAAACGGCTTGAAAGTTTAAAATCTATGCCAGTCGGTGTGTCTGTCCAGTAGGTCACGATCCTGCCCGTGCGGGCGTCTACAATGGCGAAGCCTTCATGTTTCTGAGCGTCGTCAGACGGCATGCCCCAGCGAGACACCACGTAAGCGCCGGCGAAGTTTACCCCGCGAGCGACGTCTTTGGTGATGGCGGTGCGATACCTTGCGGCGTCAGGCCATGTCGAGAAATCCGGCCGGTGCGGGCGGCCTTTGTAGAATTCTGTGGCGGGATAGTCAGCAAACTCGCCTTGCACGCCGTAGCCGCACTCGGGAGCGGGATCGGTGGCGGGAGCAGTCGAGTAGTCGGAGGGAGTGACGAGAGGAACGGGAGAGGGCGTAGGTGGGCGTGTGTCTTGTGTCTCAAAAACAACGAGTTTGCCACCGGGAAAGACGCAAGTAGGTTTTTGAGCATTCCATAGCCACTCCCCGCCCTGCTCTTCGCAGGATGACCGATAGGAGGCCGAGGTTGGTTCGCCGCCGGTGAAAAATTTAAAAAGAAGAACGAAAGCAATGAGGCCGAAAAAGACGGTCGGCGACAAAAGTTTAACCCAATGTTTGTCCGGCATTTCCCAGGTCATGGATACACTCTACCGCCGACACAAGTTTTTCGTCGAGTTCAAACGCGAACAACTTTCCTGCAGCTTCCGACAGATCCGCTCGCTTCAGGTCATCGTGCGAAAGTTTTTGGATTACTTGAAGAAGGTTTTGCGGAGTTGCGCCTGGAGACAAGACGAAACAGGCGCCGCGAGATTCGACAGCCTGCGCGTTTTGTTCTTGATGCGAACCAGCGATTGGAATCAAGATGGTCGGTTTCTTGAGTGCAGCTACTTCCATGATGGTTCCCATGCCCGCACGGGCGACGACGACATCCGCAAGTGCATACGCATCAGCCAGCGACTCGCCCAAAAACTCAACGGCTTTATAACCGTCGCCGATCTTTTCCAGAGCTGGCAGCATCTTGCCCTTCCCCGTTAAGTGAATAACATTCGCGGATTTCACGAGCTCAGGACCAATGGTCACAAACATGTCGTTCATGCTAGCCGCGCCAGTACCGCCGCCAATAATAAGGACTGTTGGCAATGGCCGATGAAGCCCAAATCTTTCGCGAGCCAGATGCGCTTCGCCGAGCAACATGGACTTCCTAACGGACCCACCAGCCACCTCGGTCTTCCCTTTTGGAAAGACTGAAAGATTTTCTGGCCAAGTGACGAAAATCTTTTTCGCAATTTTTGCCATCAGTTTGTTGGCAATGCCCGGCGTCACATCAAGCTGCTCGATTACCACGGGGATTCCAAGAACCTTCGCCATGAATGCGACAGGCACACTCACGTAGGCGCCCGCGCTTACAACAGTCAACGGCTCGATATCCTGGAGCATCGAGTATGCCTTGATCGAACTCACAATAAATTGCGGAATAATAAACGGCAGCGTCCAAAGTCTAGTACGGTCCAACTTGGGCGCCGAGAGCACTCTAAACTCGTAGCCGTCACGCTCGACCAGTTCTCGCTCGGGTCCCTCCGGCGTACCGATCCAAACAATTTTCACCTCCGGATTTCTGTCACGCAAAAGCCGCGCCGCTGACAAAAGCGGAGTGACCGGACCAAGCGTACCTCCACCGGTGAATAAAACGGTTTTCATACCTCTTTCATCTCCTTCGAAATATTCAGGAGTATCCCCGCTGCCGTTAAGCATACCGCAAGTGACGTTCCGCCGTAGCTGACAAACGGGAGCGGTACACCGGTGATGGGCAGAACGCCAACCATGGCGCCAATATTCACGAACGCTTGAATACCGATCCAGGCCACAATCCCGACAGCGAGGTATCGGCCAAAAGCATCAGGCGCCTTATCAGCGATCGTCAGGCCTCGCCAAAGAAAGGCGACGTAGAGGACCAGAAAAGCCAAGATAAGAATAAAGCCCAGTTCCTCACCGGCCACGGCAAAAATGCTGTCGCCTTCTACTTCTGGCAAATACTGAAACTTCTGCACACTATGCCCGTAGCCTCGGCCAAAGATTCCACCGGAACCAATGGCGAGCAAGGCTTGGTTAATATGATAGCCAACCCCCTGCGGGTCGAGCTCTGGATGCAGGAAGGTCATGAACCGGGCGGCTCGATAGGGTGAAAACCTTATCAAAAGCCAAAATAAACCGGCGCCAAGTCCGCCAAAGATAAAAAAATATCTGAGCGGCGCCCCCGCCACAAAATAAACGGCCAGCGACATCGCAACAATAATGGCCATTGATCCGGTATCGGGCTCGAGAATTAAGAGGCCCATCACAATGCCAAGGATGGTCATGAACGGAATCAGTCCGGTATTTATGTTGTGCAAATCGTCCTTTGATCGTTTCTCCATCCATGCCGCAAGGTAGATCAAGAAAGTAAGTTTAACGATCTCAGACGGCTGAATGGAAAAACTGCCAAGTGTAATCCAACTCTTAGATGAACCAAAGTCAGCCTGCAATCCGGGAACGAACACCAAGACAAGAAGACCAATCGAAACGAGCAACATGAGAAACGCATAATCTCGGTAAAACGAGTACGGAATCCGGGAAGCGATAACAGCGCCAATGACACCCGGAATGAGACCGAAGATCACCTGGTGCTTCAAAAAATAGTAGCCGTCGTGAAACTTATCAAAGCCAAGCGGCCAGGACGCAGATGCCAACATCGCCAGGCCGAAGAGCACGAGACCGGAAAGCAGGACCAAGAGTGTTCGGTCCGACATAGCTAAGAAAAGAAACTTGGATCAAGAAGGGCAAGGATCAGGCCAATTCCGGCGCCGATCCACGAAATTACCCAAAAGCGCATGACCACTTTTGGCTCTGGCCAGCCCTTGGCCTCAAAGTGATGATGAATAGGCGCGATCAAAAATACTTTCTTCTGCAAAAGTTTCATTTTGACGAGTTTCTTCGAGGCGATCTGAATCAAGGTGGTGAGCGCTTCGACTACAAACACGATACCGATGATCGGCAAAAGGGCTACCGTGTTTGTCAGCATCGCCACCACTCCGAGCGTGACCCCAAGACTCATTGCCCCTGTATCCCCCATAATAAAACGCGCCGGATAGATGTTGAACCAGAGGAAGGCAAGCGTCGCGCCAACAATGACTCCGCACAGGGCGGCCAGTTCAAATTTACCCTCGAGCAAAGCAATAATGGCGTAGGCGGCAAAGGCCGAGGCGAGCGTTCCACCAGCCAGTCCGTCAAGCCCATCAGTCTGATTAACGGAGAACGAAGTAGCGACAATGACGAGGATAAAAAGGAGAATGTACCAAGGTCCAATGGAAATATCGCCGGCAAAAGGAATGTGGAGCGCGTCAAAACCAAGTTTAAAATAAAACCACCACGCGCCGATAGCCGCAATAATAGTGTAGAGGACTATTCGCTCGCGGAAACGAATTCCGCCACCGTCAGGACCGATCTTCAAGATATTAAATAGGTCGTCGACTATACCCACCAAACCAGCGGCCACGAGCACGGCGAGCGGGAGCCAAGTCTGTGAGCGCGTCAGAAAACTTAACGGAGCAAGAGGGCTGCTGGGAAATAACCCGGCGATCAAGGCAAAAAATAAGGCCAAAAACAGCGCCGTACCCCACATGAGAGTTCCGCCCATAGTGGGCACGCCAGCTTTCTTTTTGTGCAGCTCCGCAAACATGGGCGCCTTCACCGCGCTCCGAATACTTTTGCCTAAGCGGTACTTATACAAAAAGTGCGTTAAAGCCGGCGTCCAGGCTATAGCCACGACAAAAGCTAAAGTAGAGAGGAGGAGTATTTTGCCAATCGCGAAGGGATCAACCATACGAGATGTTCAAGAGGATAATGAAGATGGTAGCCACAAAGAGAATCGATTCTATAAACAAAGTGGCTCCGGCCGCCATATATGAAAGTGCCCGCTCGCCCTTCATGAAATAACGAATCAGTCCCATATTGAGTAACAGCATAACCAATCCAATCGTTGGCACAGTATAAATTCTCCACCATTCGCCGATGGTGTCTACGCCAAAATGAATATTGTAGTGAAGCGGAACCGCTGTTTGGCCGTAAACCATGGGCAACACCCGCCAAGAAATAAGAGCGATCTCCGTCAGGATCAACAACACACAAATGATAGGCACGAAACGAAAAAAACCGACGCTCCAGAGCCGTTGATCACTGCCTTCGTGCAAGGTAAATAATGAGCGCATGTGCTAAGCAACCTGAACCACTTCTTTAATTTGAGGCACCGTTTCATGCAACATGACCGCCACCCCGTCTTGAAGCGTAACGGCCTGGAGCATACAAGAAGAACACATACCCGTAAAACGAACCTTCACCACTCCCGAAGCTTCGTCACAATCCACTAATTCTATGCCCCCGGCATGGATTTTAAGGGCTTCTGACACCCCCAAAAGGGCCTTTTCAACAGCTTCACGCATAGCATTTTCATTATACACCTCTAATCCTTGACTAATTATACGGTTTCGCGTAATCTTCCGCCATTCGTATTTACTTTCTATGGCACATAAACTTGCCCAAGGTTCTACAAGAAACGGCCGAGATTCGCAACCCAAGCAGCTTGGCGTTAAGCGTTCTGATGGCACCACCGTCAAAACCGGCGAAATTTTGATCCGCCAGCGCGGTACCAAAATCCACCCTGGAAAGAACGTGAAAGTCGGTACCGACTTCACTATCTACGCCATGAAGGACGGCGTAGTAAAGTTCATGAAGAAGCAATCCCCGAACTTCGTGGGTGCGCTCAAACTCCGCACTTACGTGTCCGTTGTCTAAATACTCCAAACCCAAAAACGAGCCCGAAAGGGCTCGTTTTTGTATCGCGGGCGGGAATAATACTGTCGCGATGAGGCTGCTTAGTCGGTAATCCGACGACAGCCGAAGAGCAACAGTATTATTCCCGCCCAGTAAGGAGAGCCACAAAGAGCGGGTGTGGAGCTAGCGGCCGGCTTTGGAACTCGGGGTGAAACTGCACGCCTACAAAGAACGGATGCTCTTTGTGCTCGATCATTTCTACGAGTGAGCCGTCGGGCGAGGTGCCGGCAATTATCAAACCAGCCTGTTCAAGCTCGACGCGAAAAGTATTGTTGAACTCATAGCGGTGACGGTGTCGCTCTGAGATCGTCGTGCGCCCGTAAGCATCGATTGACTTCGTGCCAGGTGCTAAGAGACAGTCATAGGAACCGAGGCGGAGCGTTCCGCCGTACTTACCCTTCTCCACATTCTCGTCCTGTCCCGGAAGAAAATCAATCACCGGATGACTAGTCAATTTGTCGATCTCGGTCGTGTTCGCATCAGCCCAACCGAGCACGTTCCGGGCGTATTCGATAACCGCCAATTGCATGCCGTAACACAGACCGAGGTACGGAATCTTGTTCTTGCGGGCGAACTCGATGACTTTTATTTTCCCCTCGATGCCACGCGAACCGAACCCGCCAGGGACGACGATCGCCTGGAGATCTCTAAGCGATTCTAACTTGTCCGGATTCTGATCAAACTCTTCAGCATTCAACCACTCGATCACCGGTTTAACGCCAACAGCCGCGCCAGCATGCTTGATCGCTTCAAGCACCGAGAGATACACGTCCGATAACACAAAGTCGCCGGTAGAAAAATACTTGCCAACCACGCCCACGCGGATTTCCTTTTGCGCCGATCGAATCTTAGCCGTGAAGGCGTTCCATTCCTCCAGCTTGTTGCCGTGTGGCATAAGGCCAAAGCTGTGCAGAATCTTCATGGCGAATTCCTGACCTTCAAAGATATCGGGAATGTCGTAAATGCTTTTTACGTCCGGAGCGGAGATAATATGCTCGGCCGGAACAGCACAAAACTGCGCGATCTTTTCCTTACGAGGCTTATCGATCGGCATTTCTGAGCGACCAACAATAAAGTTTGGAAGAATTCCCGTACCGTTTAACTCGCGTACGGCGTACTGAGTAGGCTTCGTCTTCATCTCACCAATTGATCTCGGCACCGGCAAATAACTAACGAGTACAAACTGCACGCGGTCGCGTCCGAGCTCGCCCTGCATCATGCGGGCAGCTTCAAGGAACAAAATGTTCTGGTACTCGCCGACCGTCCCGCCGACCTCGATAATCGTAATATCGGCCTGTGCATTTTCTGCTGCAGCTTTGATTCGTCGGATGATCTCCTCGGGAACATGTGGAACTACCTCCACACACTTCCCGCCGTACTCTAGATTCCGCTCGCGGGCGATGACCGATTGGTAGACTCGACCCGTCGTCATGTAGTTGAGACGAGTAATGTCTTCGTTTAAAAAGCGTTCGTAGGTTCCAATATCTTGATCGGTCTCGTCGCCGTCGATGGTTACAAAAACTTCACCATGTTCCAAAGGATTCATCGTTCCCGCGTCTACGTTTACGTAAGGATCGATCTTCATCATCGTAATTTTGTACCCTTTAGCCTTAAGTGTAAGGGCCAAAGCCGCACTCGATGTCCCCTTGCCCACACCACTCATGACTCCGCCCACAATAAACAAGTAGGAATGTTGCATAAAAAGAAGAGCCGACCATTAGGCCGGCTCTAGGGTAACCTTTATTTGTGCTTCGAAGCCAGAGGAGAACTCCACAGGGACATCTGAAGTTGTAAAGTTGTTGAGTTGTAAAGTTTTAATAGCGTCCTTAGGCACAGTGTAGCCGAGTTCCTTCAGCCCCTTTCTGATCTCGGTGGCAGTGACTGCGGACTTTGGTTTGCCTTTGACCGACTTCACCGGGATGACAACCTCGAGACCGTCAATCTCGGCTGCCAGTTTCTCTTCTGCCAGTTCAGCCTTTGTTGGCTCTTGGCTCTTGATCTCCTTTAGTGTCTTCTCTCCGCCCTCGACAGCAAGGTGCTGAGGAAACAAAAAATGCGTAGCGTACCCTTCCGGGACTTCTACACTTTGGCCTTCGGCGCCAAGCGACGCGACGTTTTCCAAGAGGGTGACGAGCATAGGCGTAATGCCTTCTTGATTATACCAAGCATATCCTTGTAGCTCGAACGTTTAAGCAGTTCATCGGCCGGGACCCAGGCTACGTCCTTAATGGTCTCCCCCTGTTCCTGCGGCGCTGGTTTTATCAGGATGGCGTCCGGATGGGCTTCGAACAAGAAATAGTGGATGTACTTATGGATCAGGCTGCCCTTATGGACGAAGCGATCGCGGAACCAGATGTCGATCGTGTCGAGTCTGGCGATGGTTCTGAGGCGCGTGAGTCCCATCTCTTCACGAATCTCGCGCACGGCCGCTTCCCGGTAGCGCTCGTCCAGCTTCACATGGCCTTTGGGGAACGCCCATTTGCCGTAACTATCCACGACCATCGCAAAGACCACGCCGGTTTTTGTGCGCTTGAAAACTAAGCCTCCAGCGGAGACTTCCGTGCGGTGCTTGCCTCCTCCTGGCTTATTTCTTGAGGAGATCGATCGCCTTTTGAAGTTGGGGGTCTCGGTTTGCATGTAAGTCTTCTACCGTAAATGGGACAACCGTGTCAGGCATGATGCCTTCTTTATCAATCGACCGGCCAAGCGGAGTCAACCAGCGAGCCACGGTAATCTTCACCGCGCTGCCATCTGGCAAATCATGATATTCCTGAACCGAACCTTTACCGAATGTTTTCTCGCCGACCAAACCTGCAAAGTGATAATCCTGTAAGGCACCGGACAAAATTTCCGAAGCCGAGGCCGAACCGCCGTTCACAAGCACCATGGTTGGCATCTTCGAGAGAAGATTGTTTCCGCGGGCAATTGTCTCGGTACGCTTGCCGCGCACTTCTTCCATGACCGCGGTTTTACCATCCATCCAATAACCGGCCAGATTAATTGCCGAATCGAGCAGACCACCTGGATCATTCCGCAGGTCCACAACCAAGCCCTGGGCATTTTTCTTCATGATGTCCGTTACGGCGTCAGCAAACAATTTAGTTGTGTCTTCGTTAAAGATCGTCACGGTAATCACCGCGATGCCATCATCACGCATTTTCCACGTTACACTCTTCACGGAGATTTCATCGCGAGTAATCTCCACTGTCTTTGGCGTCTTTGCGCCTTTAGAAAGAATCACGAGCTTCACTGACGTGCCCTTTTCACCGCGAATCTTTTTCACTGCCTCATCAACACTCATGCCGGTAGTATCGACCGTATCAATCGCCAAAATATGATCCTCAGCCAAGATGCCGGCTTTATCAGCCGGCGTCCCCGGCAGTGGGGCGATCACGGTAATAAAACCGTCTTTATCAAGGCCGATCTGAGCGCCGATACCAAAAAACGTACCGTCCAGTTCGTCATTAAACGCTTGCGCGCTCTCCGGATCAAAAAATGTAGAGTAGTGGTCCTGCAAACCAAACACCATACCATCGAGCGCACCGTAAAAGAGATCTTTATCTGAAACTGGCTGGTCAACGTACTGTGATTTAGCTAACTTCCAAACATCCCAAAACATATTAAAGTCCACGTCCTTCAGGGCGAAAGGCGGGAGTGCGCCCATGTTAGAGATGGTATCGGAGCTTGGAGCAGCCCCGCTGACAGACGGCACTCGGCCGGCAATAAAGCCCCCAGAGAAAACCGCCGCGGACCCGACTACCAAAATAAGTGCCTTAAAAGAATGGGGCAAAGAAGAGGGAGACATTCTCATAGATTTCTAAGCCATGCTACCATACTGATATGCGTAAAACAACCCGCCAAATCCTCTTTTTCTTCTTTGCTGGGGCTTTCTTAGTATCTGCACCGCTCGTGGTGCTCTACACCGCTGGCTACCGGTTAAGTTTGAACAACTACCGCGTGCTGGAAACGGGCGCGATTGCCACCAGCACCAGTCCACGGGGAGCAACTGTGTTGGTTGACGCCAAAAAAGAATCGGCCAAAACCCCAGCCGTGATTCAGAATATTTTACCGCATGACACGCGCGTCAGGTTTGAACGCGCCGGCTATATTCCCTGGGAACAAACCGTACCGGTCAGCGCCGGCCGAACCACCTACGTTTCGGCGGTGCTCTTTGCAGACACTGAGCCAGAAAAGTTTATGGCGTTTGGCACAGGCTCGGTCTTTGCCCATTCAACCAACGGCCGATATCTCTTGATCCTAAATCCAGACATGGATGGCACAAACGTGACCCTCTACGATAATTTGACTCGTTTTGCCAAAACGCTGTCCAAGTTGCCACACGCCACGACTCCTTACAGCGCAGCCTACGGGGAAAGCGAAAATCTTTTTGTCGTCTCAGCCGGTGGTACGCCGGTCATCGGCTTCACCGTTAACGGCGAACGAGTGGACGGCAACGCGATTCCCCGGACCGGTACAAATGCTCCGGTCACGCTTGTGGACAACGGGGAGAATGTAGAAGTCCGCCCGGCTCGGAGTAATACGCAAACTGTCCTAGCGCTTCTACCGAAGGGGGCGTACTCGACCGTTGCCTTTGATGATGAATTTGTGGTTTTGAAAGATGAGCGTCGGGTCCTAACTGTTGTTTCGCTGGCTGGAAATAATGCCATCTCTCTAGACTCCCCCGCCGTCACGCTCAGCTGGTTGCCTGATTTTCATCTCCTAGCCTGGTCTGATGGCGTTGAAGTCAACAGCTATGACGCCACCACCGGTGAGCGGACATTCTTCACCCGCCAAAGCGATCTCATCACCTCGCTTGCTTGGCATCCAAGCGGTTCGGCAGTCCTAGTCGGCACCTCGACGCACATCACAGCCATAGACAAAGAGGCCTTCAATAACCGTGTTTCAACCTTACTCTTGGACTCAAAATCTGCTCTCCTTGATATGTGGCTCGATAAAGCCGGCAAAAACCTCTACATCATTAGGAATAGAGATGGATTCCCTACTCTTGAACGAAGAAGGCTGGTGCAGTAAGGTGGGAGGAGAAGTTTATGACCGATGTAACAGTGGTATTTGTAAACTATAAAATGAAGGATGATATCCTCCGCGCGGCCGCGGCGGTCCTTTCTGACCTGGATGATTCTTCACTATCGGCTGAAGTGGTGGTGGTCGATAACTCACAAAACGCGGACGGCATCCGT
This window encodes:
- a CDS encoding UDP-N-acetylglucosamine--N-acetylmuramyl-(pentapeptide) pyrophosphoryl-undecaprenol N-acetylglucosamine transferase produces the protein MKTVLFTGGGTLGPVTPLLSAARLLRDRNPEVKIVWIGTPEGPERELVERDGYEFRVLSAPKLDRTRLWTLPFIIPQFIVSSIKAYSMLQDIEPLTVVSAGAYVSVPVAFMAKVLGIPVVIEQLDVTPGIANKLMAKIAKKIFVTWPENLSVFPKGKTEVAGGSVRKSMLLGEAHLARERFGLHRPLPTVLIIGGGTGAASMNDMFVTIGPELVKSANVIHLTGKGKMLPALEKIGDGYKAVEFLGESLADAYALADVVVARAGMGTIMEVAALKKPTILIPIAGSHQEQNAQAVESRGACFVLSPGATPQNLLQVIQKLSHDDLKRADLSEAAGKLFAFELDEKLVSAVECIHDLGNAGQTLG
- the ftsW gene encoding putative lipid II flippase FtsW; this encodes MSDRTLLVLLSGLVLFGLAMLASASWPLGFDKFHDGYYFLKHQVIFGLIPGVIGAVIASRIPYSFYRDYAFLMLLVSIGLLVLVFVPGLQADFGSSKSWITLGSFSIQPSEIVKLTFLIYLAAWMEKRSKDDLHNINTGLIPFMTILGIVMGLLILEPDTGSMAIIVAMSLAVYFVAGAPLRYFFIFGGLGAGLFWLLIRFSPYRAARFMTFLHPELDPQGVGYHINQALLAIGSGGIFGRGYGHSVQKFQYLPEVEGDSIFAVAGEELGFILILAFLVLYVAFLWRGLTIADKAPDAFGRYLAVGIVAWIGIQAFVNIGAMVGVLPITGVPLPFVSYGGTSLAVCLTAAGILLNISKEMKEV
- a CDS encoding YdcF family protein; the protein is MLFIPSCEVAAIDTLEGTETEIRLKAGLEEWKKGAFDVIAVAGGVYLPPELQTRPSGTLMKEWLLTRGLTEHQVVAETNSRDTYENISGVVSALWGRPIERIAVITQWQHALRFWVTFRRAHGVKAEIIPLWYSPGLSRFLKEWLFLLIHVFDATGTSPLVMKNKQNCTFPKPATS
- a CDS encoding NifU family protein; protein product: MREAVEKALLGVSEALKIHAGGIELVDCDEASGVVKVRFTGMCSSCMLQAVTLQDGVAVMLHETVPQIKEVVQVA
- a CDS encoding NUDIX domain-containing protein; this translates as MQTETPNFKRRSISSRNKPGGGKHRTEVSAGGLVFKRTKTGVVFAMVVDSYGKWAFPKGHVKLDERYREAAVREIREEMGLTRLRTIARLDTIDIWFRDRFVHKGSLIHKYIHYFLFEAHPDAILIKPAPQEQGETIKDVAWVPADELLKRSSYKDMLGIIKKALRLCSSPSWKTSRRLAPKAKV
- the rplI gene encoding 50S ribosomal protein L9, with product MLVTLLENVASLGAEGQSVEVPEGYATHFLFPQHLAVEGGEKTLKEIKSQEPTKAELAEEKLAAEIDGLEVVIPVKSVKGKPKSAVTATEIRKGLKELGYTVPKDAIKTLQLNNFTTSDVPVEFSSGFEAQIKVTLEPA
- a CDS encoding CTP synthase, with amino-acid sequence MQHSYLFIVGGVMSGVGKGTSSAALALTLKAKGYKITMMKIDPYVNVDAGTMNPLEHGEVFVTIDGDETDQDIGTYERFLNEDITRLNYMTTGRVYQSVIARERNLEYGGKCVEVVPHVPEEIIRRIKAAAENAQADITIIEVGGTVGEYQNILFLEAARMMQGELGRDRVQFVLVSYLPVPRSIGEMKTKPTQYAVRELNGTGILPNFIVGRSEMPIDKPRKEKIAQFCAVPAEHIISAPDVKSIYDIPDIFEGQEFAMKILHSFGLMPHGNKLEEWNAFTAKIRSAQKEIRVGVVGKYFSTGDFVLSDVYLSVLEAIKHAGAAVGVKPVIEWLNAEEFDQNPDKLESLRDLQAIVVPGGFGSRGIEGKIKVIEFARKNKIPYLGLCYGMQLAVIEYARNVLGWADANTTEIDKLTSHPVIDFLPGQDENVEKGKYGGTLRLGSYDCLLAPGTKSIDAYGRTTISERHRHRYEFNNTFRVELEQAGLIIAGTSPDGSLVEMIEHKEHPFFVGVQFHPEFQSRPLAPHPLFVALLTGRE
- a CDS encoding S41 family peptidase; the protein is MPHSFKALILVVGSAAVFSGGFIAGRVPSVSGAAPSSDTISNMGALPPFALKDVDFNMFWDVWKLAKSQYVDQPVSDKDLFYGALDGMVFGLQDHYSTFFDPESAQAFNDELDGTFFGIGAQIGLDKDGFITVIAPLPGTPADKAGILAEDHILAIDTVDTTGMSVDEAVKKIRGEKGTSVKLVILSKGAKTPKTVEITRDEISVKSVTWKMRDDGIAVITVTIFNEDTTKLFADAVTDIMKKNAQGLVVDLRNDPGGLLDSAINLAGYWMDGKTAVMEEVRGKRTETIARGNNLLSKMPTMVLVNGGSASASEILSGALQDYHFAGLVGEKTFGKGSVQEYHDLPDGSAVKITVARWLTPLGRSIDKEGIMPDTVVPFTVEDLHANRDPQLQKAIDLLKK
- the rpmA gene encoding 50S ribosomal protein L27; the protein is MAHKLAQGSTRNGRDSQPKQLGVKRSDGTTVKTGEILIRQRGTKIHPGKNVKVGTDFTIYAMKDGVVKFMKKQSPNFVGALKLRTYVSVV
- the mraY gene encoding phospho-N-acetylmuramoyl-pentapeptide-transferase, which codes for MVDPFAIGKILLLSTLAFVVAIAWTPALTHFLYKYRLGKSIRSAVKAPMFAELHKKKAGVPTMGGTLMWGTALFLALFFALIAGLFPSSPLAPLSFLTRSQTWLPLAVLVAAGLVGIVDDLFNILKIGPDGGGIRFRERIVLYTIIAAIGAWWFYFKLGFDALHIPFAGDISIGPWYILLFILVIVATSFSVNQTDGLDGLAGGTLASAFAAYAIIALLEGKFELAALCGVIVGATLAFLWFNIYPARFIMGDTGAMSLGVTLGVVAMLTNTVALLPIIGIVFVVEALTTLIQIASKKLVKMKLLQKKVFLIAPIHHHFEAKGWPEPKVVMRFWVISWIGAGIGLILALLDPSFFS